A region of Micromonospora sp. WMMD882 DNA encodes the following proteins:
- a CDS encoding methyltransferase — MITPTPLMEITTGYWAFKTLAAAVELDLFGRLSGGRVVTQQEVQQELDLPERPADLLLAACASLGLLERSGTGYRNTELAEQFLVPGRPHYFGGQVRYCDERTYLPYHRLGEALRADRPLTWDPQTQESLFTTADPGMLAMFWEAMYSTSSFTARSLGEAYDFGAHRRLLDVGGGAGAFPVELCRRYPQLRATVFDLPHVRAKAEEKITAAGLADRIGTASGNFLTDPALPTGHDVILLSMILHDWNETQNRAILARCHAALPPGGAIVVCELLLDDDRTGPRSAALMGMTMLVETEGGRNYSGAEYADWLVDAGFTDVRVVAFDAPGANGAVIARRP, encoded by the coding sequence ATGATCACCCCCACTCCGTTGATGGAGATCACCACCGGTTACTGGGCATTCAAGACGCTCGCCGCCGCCGTCGAACTCGACCTGTTCGGGCGGCTCTCCGGAGGGCGGGTGGTCACACAGCAGGAGGTCCAGCAGGAGCTCGACCTGCCCGAACGGCCGGCGGACCTGCTGCTCGCCGCCTGCGCCTCACTCGGCCTGCTGGAACGCTCCGGCACCGGCTACCGCAACACCGAGCTGGCCGAGCAGTTCCTCGTGCCGGGCCGGCCGCACTACTTCGGCGGGCAGGTGCGCTACTGCGACGAGCGCACCTACCTGCCGTACCACCGGCTCGGTGAGGCGCTGCGCGCCGACAGACCGCTGACCTGGGACCCGCAGACCCAGGAATCGCTGTTCACCACCGCCGACCCGGGCATGCTGGCGATGTTCTGGGAGGCGATGTACTCGACGTCCAGCTTCACCGCCCGGTCGCTGGGCGAGGCGTACGACTTCGGCGCGCACCGCCGGCTGCTCGACGTCGGCGGCGGGGCCGGGGCCTTCCCGGTCGAGCTGTGCCGCCGCTACCCGCAGCTGCGGGCCACCGTGTTCGACCTGCCGCACGTCCGGGCCAAGGCGGAGGAGAAGATCACGGCGGCCGGACTGGCCGACCGGATCGGCACGGCCAGCGGGAACTTCCTCACCGACCCGGCCCTGCCCACCGGCCACGACGTGATCCTGCTCAGCATGATCCTGCACGACTGGAACGAGACGCAGAACCGGGCCATCCTCGCCCGCTGCCACGCCGCCCTGCCCCCCGGCGGCGCGATCGTCGTCTGCGAGCTGCTGCTCGACGACGACCGGACCGGCCCCCGGTCGGCCGCCCTGATGGGGATGACCATGCTGGTCGAGACCGAGGGCGGCCGGAACTACTCCGGCGCCGAGTACGCCGACTGGCTCGTCGACGCCGGCTTCACCGACGTCCGCGTCGTCGCGTTCGACGCGCCCGGGGCCAACGGCGCGGTGATCGCCCGCCGCCCGTAG
- the moeZ gene encoding adenylyltransferase/sulfurtransferase MoeZ gives MASNNGAATTADPGESTVSLPPLVEPAAELTVDEIRRYSRHLIIPDVGVEGQKRLKNARVLCVGAGGLGSPALMYLAAAGVGTLGIIDFDTVDESNLQRQIIHGQSDVGRSKAESAANTVREINPLVTVEIHNTALDRDNVRDIFARYDLIVDGTDNFATRYMVNDAAVLLGKPYVWGSIYRFDGQASVFWAEHGPCYRCLYPEPPPPGMVPSCAEGGVLGVLCASIGSIQVNEAIKLLAGFGEPLVGRLMVYDALEMTYRKIKVRKDPACVLCGENPTVTDLLEDYEDFCGAVSVEAQEATLDATITAAELKEWQDAGKDVFLVDVREPAEYEIVRIPGSTLIPKGEILSGAALSTLPQDKQIVLHCKSGVRSAEALAALKAAGFRDAVHVQGGVLSWIKQIDPSLPTY, from the coding sequence GTGGCGAGCAACAATGGCGCGGCAACCACCGCCGATCCCGGGGAGTCCACCGTGTCGTTGCCCCCACTCGTCGAGCCCGCCGCCGAGCTGACCGTCGACGAGATCCGCCGTTACTCGCGTCACCTGATCATCCCGGACGTCGGGGTGGAGGGGCAGAAGCGGCTGAAGAACGCCCGGGTGCTCTGTGTGGGCGCCGGCGGCCTCGGCTCGCCCGCGCTGATGTACCTGGCCGCCGCCGGGGTGGGGACGCTCGGCATCATCGACTTCGACACCGTCGACGAGTCGAACCTCCAGCGCCAGATCATCCACGGTCAGTCCGACGTCGGCCGGTCCAAGGCCGAGTCCGCGGCGAACACCGTACGGGAGATCAACCCGCTGGTCACCGTCGAGATCCACAACACCGCGCTGGACCGGGACAACGTCCGGGACATCTTCGCCCGGTACGACCTGATCGTCGACGGGACGGACAACTTCGCCACCCGGTACATGGTCAACGACGCGGCGGTGCTGCTCGGCAAGCCGTACGTCTGGGGGTCGATCTACCGGTTCGACGGCCAGGCGTCGGTGTTCTGGGCCGAGCACGGCCCCTGCTACCGCTGCCTCTACCCGGAGCCCCCGCCGCCCGGCATGGTGCCGTCCTGCGCCGAGGGTGGCGTGCTCGGCGTGCTCTGCGCGTCGATCGGCTCGATCCAGGTCAACGAGGCGATCAAGCTGCTCGCCGGGTTCGGTGAGCCGCTGGTCGGCCGGCTGATGGTCTACGACGCCCTGGAGATGACCTACCGCAAGATCAAGGTGCGGAAGGACCCGGCCTGCGTCCTGTGCGGGGAGAACCCGACCGTCACCGACCTGCTGGAGGACTACGAGGACTTCTGCGGCGCGGTGTCGGTCGAGGCGCAGGAGGCGACGCTCGACGCCACCATCACCGCCGCCGAGCTGAAGGAGTGGCAGGACGCCGGCAAGGACGTCTTCCTGGTCGACGTCCGTGAGCCGGCCGAGTACGAGATCGTCCGGATCCCCGGGTCGACCCTGATCCCCAAGGGCGAGATCCTCTCCGGCGCGGCGCTGTCGACGTTGCCGCAGGACAAGCAGATCGTGCTGCACTGCAAGTCCGGTGTGCGGTCGGCCGAGGCGCTCGCCGCGCTCAAGGCGGCCGGTTTCCGGGACGCGGTGCACGTCCAGGGCGGGGTGCTCTCCTGGATCAAGCAGATCGACCCGTCGCTGCCCACGTACTGA
- a CDS encoding MFS transporter, producing MSAPPAELPRRVHLGYALGSLVTGAFGTVPGLLLLPYLTDTLGVAAGVAALLVLLPKAWDVLVNPVAGRISDRTRSRWGARRPYLLLGGLALAVLFAAIFAAPFGTGPADGAGPGVAGAYVAVAFLATATAFAFFQVPYVAMPAELTDDYTERTRLMSWRIAVLAVAILVSGAVAPLVVTAGGDGVPGYRWMGLFVAALIVVGALGAFLGTRSAPAGEVTESEPSLRAQLAVAAGNRPFRVLLICFVVQSAGVATILAGVNYFADQIMAAPETGPTVLFACFVGPALLVMPVWTRLGRKLGKRAGLVVASALFALGAAGLVAAPVLPAVAVYLLVALVGCGYAGQQVFALAMLPDCIAYDTARTGRRQAGVFTGVWTAGETFGLALGPGIYGLVLQVSGYASSATGSAAAQSDSARLGVLLGFTVLPALLVGPVVLLLRRYDLTAARLAAVRQPTDGPAPAGPPTDPVPKDVII from the coding sequence ATGAGCGCGCCGCCGGCCGAGCTGCCCCGTCGGGTGCACCTCGGCTACGCCCTGGGCTCCCTGGTGACCGGGGCGTTCGGCACCGTGCCCGGGTTGCTGCTGCTGCCGTACCTGACCGACACGCTGGGCGTCGCCGCCGGGGTGGCTGCCCTGCTGGTGCTCCTGCCGAAGGCGTGGGACGTGCTGGTCAACCCGGTCGCCGGGCGGATCTCGGACCGGACCCGCTCCCGCTGGGGCGCCCGCCGGCCGTACCTGCTCCTCGGGGGTCTGGCCCTGGCCGTGCTGTTCGCCGCGATCTTCGCCGCGCCGTTCGGGACGGGGCCGGCGGACGGGGCGGGGCCGGGCGTCGCCGGGGCGTACGTGGCGGTGGCCTTCCTGGCGACCGCCACCGCGTTCGCGTTCTTCCAGGTGCCGTACGTGGCGATGCCGGCCGAGCTGACCGACGACTACACCGAACGTACCCGGCTGATGAGCTGGCGGATCGCCGTGCTGGCGGTGGCCATCCTGGTGTCCGGGGCGGTCGCGCCGCTGGTGGTGACCGCCGGCGGTGACGGGGTGCCCGGGTACCGCTGGATGGGGCTGTTCGTGGCGGCGCTGATCGTGGTCGGCGCGCTCGGGGCGTTCCTCGGCACCCGGTCCGCGCCGGCCGGCGAGGTGACGGAGAGCGAGCCGAGCCTGCGCGCCCAGCTCGCGGTGGCCGCCGGCAACCGCCCGTTCCGGGTGCTGCTGATCTGCTTCGTGGTGCAGTCCGCCGGGGTGGCGACCATCCTGGCCGGCGTCAACTACTTCGCCGATCAGATCATGGCCGCGCCGGAGACCGGGCCGACCGTGCTGTTCGCCTGCTTCGTCGGCCCGGCCCTGCTGGTCATGCCGGTGTGGACCAGGCTGGGCCGCAAGCTGGGCAAACGGGCCGGGCTGGTCGTCGCCTCGGCGCTGTTCGCGCTCGGCGCGGCCGGGCTGGTCGCCGCGCCCGTGCTGCCGGCGGTGGCGGTCTACCTGCTGGTCGCCCTGGTCGGCTGCGGCTACGCCGGGCAGCAGGTGTTCGCGTTGGCCATGCTGCCGGACTGCATCGCGTACGACACCGCGCGCACCGGCCGTCGCCAGGCGGGGGTGTTCACCGGAGTGTGGACGGCGGGGGAGACCTTCGGGCTGGCTCTCGGGCCGGGCATCTACGGGCTGGTGCTCCAGGTCTCCGGGTACGCCTCCTCGGCGACCGGCTCGGCGGCGGCGCAGTCCGACTCGGCCCGCCTCGGCGTGCTGCTCGGCTTCACCGTGCTGCCGGCGCTGCTGGTCGGCCCGGTGGTGCTCCTGCTGCGCCGCTACGACCTGACCGCCGCCCGGCTCGCCGCCGTCCGACAGCCCACCGACGGGCCGGCCCCCGCCGGGCCGCCCACCGACCCCGTACCGAAGGACGTGATCATCTGA
- a CDS encoding prenyltransferase/squalene oxidase repeat-containing protein has protein sequence MTVVDINAAIGFVVAHGDEVERARLSWLCAGAPPSAGALAAAEVGPTPDGGWPAVRAGEVASVDATCFRLAELDDLGALGRPAARAALDWLAARQLPDGSWEEDAALADSAPAWARPGDPEARLYLTANAAFWLSVAGLDARAAGPLDHRVGGAYAGVAHAAARALTDALAPDGTWPSYLAVGWLSAAVLHLRRAYDEAARIRAVLDDRIGDMSPADVAWLASTLCRVGVPAAEWTLVAARRRLAATQRSDGGWDSDDGHRFDVHTTLAVVRAFRTG, from the coding sequence ATGACCGTGGTCGATATCAATGCCGCCATCGGATTCGTCGTGGCGCACGGTGACGAGGTGGAACGCGCCAGGCTCTCCTGGCTGTGCGCCGGCGCCCCACCGTCGGCGGGGGCGCTCGCCGCGGCCGAGGTCGGGCCGACGCCGGACGGCGGCTGGCCGGCGGTCCGGGCCGGCGAGGTGGCCTCGGTCGACGCGACCTGTTTCCGGCTCGCCGAGCTGGACGACCTGGGCGCGCTGGGCCGTCCGGCGGCCCGCGCCGCGTTGGACTGGCTGGCCGCCCGGCAGTTGCCCGACGGAAGCTGGGAGGAGGACGCGGCGCTGGCCGACAGCGCCCCGGCCTGGGCCCGGCCGGGCGACCCGGAGGCCCGGCTGTACCTCACCGCCAACGCCGCCTTCTGGCTCAGCGTCGCCGGTCTGGACGCCCGGGCGGCCGGCCCGCTCGACCACCGGGTGGGCGGGGCGTACGCCGGGGTGGCGCACGCCGCCGCCCGGGCGCTGACCGACGCGCTCGCGCCGGACGGCACCTGGCCGTCGTACCTGGCGGTGGGGTGGCTCAGCGCCGCCGTCCTGCACCTGCGGCGGGCGTACGACGAGGCGGCGCGGATCCGGGCGGTCCTCGACGACCGGATCGGTGACATGTCCCCGGCCGACGTGGCCTGGTTGGCGTCGACGCTGTGCCGGGTGGGCGTGCCGGCGGCGGAGTGGACGCTGGTGGCCGCCCGCCGCCGGCTCGCCGCCACCCAGCGCAGTGACGGCGGCTGGGACAGCGACGACGGCCACCGCTTCGACGTGCACACCACCCTCGCCGTCGTCCGCGCCTTCCGGACGGGGTGA
- a CDS encoding MGMT family protein, translating to MTPDEYVEAVLDLVERIPPGRVMSYGAVADALAERSGRASARLVGSIMARHGGGVPWHRVVNAAGRLPPGHEREALARLRAEGAPLRGNGVDISAAAWSPQQG from the coding sequence GTGACTCCTGACGAGTACGTGGAGGCGGTGCTCGACCTGGTCGAGCGGATTCCGCCGGGCCGGGTGATGTCGTACGGGGCGGTCGCGGACGCGTTGGCCGAGCGTTCCGGTCGGGCGTCGGCGCGGCTGGTCGGGTCGATCATGGCGCGGCACGGCGGCGGGGTGCCCTGGCACCGGGTGGTGAACGCGGCGGGTCGGCTGCCACCCGGCCACGAGCGGGAGGCCCTGGCCCGACTGCGCGCCGAGGGCGCCCCGCTGCGCGGGAACGGCGTGGACATCTCCGCCGCCGCCTGGTCACCGCAGCAGGGGTGA
- the proB gene encoding glutamate 5-kinase, with translation MGTAAGGAEPTAQNGRVREEVTAARRIVVKIGSSSLTTPAGGLADDRVTALVDALAARTGSGREVVLVSSGAIAAGLAPLGLPRRPRDLATQQAAASVGQGLLIGRYAASFARHGLTVGQVLLTVDDVTRRAHYRNAYRTLRRLLDLRAVPIVNENDTVATEEIRFGDNDRLAALVAALVHADLLVLLSDVDALWTGNPASPSATRIPEVRGEEDLAGVEIGGAGRAGVGTGGMVTKVEAARIATGFGIPVVLTAAPLAAAALAGAPVGTLFHPVRRRPTARLFWLAHATSPRGRLHLDPGAVQAVVGRRKSLLPAGITAVDGAFTAGDPVDLVDVRGAPVARGLVNYDAVELPGLLGRSTSELAAALGPGYEREVVHRDDLVLL, from the coding sequence ATGGGAACGGCGGCGGGCGGGGCGGAGCCGACCGCGCAGAATGGGCGGGTGCGCGAAGAAGTCACGGCAGCCCGACGGATCGTAGTGAAGATCGGCTCCTCCTCGCTGACCACACCGGCCGGCGGCCTGGCCGACGACCGGGTGACCGCGCTGGTCGACGCGCTCGCCGCGCGTACCGGCTCGGGTCGTGAGGTGGTGCTGGTCTCCTCCGGCGCGATCGCCGCCGGCCTGGCCCCGCTCGGCCTGCCGCGACGCCCGCGCGACCTGGCCACCCAGCAGGCCGCGGCCAGCGTCGGGCAGGGCCTGCTGATCGGCCGGTACGCGGCCAGCTTCGCCCGGCACGGCCTCACCGTCGGGCAGGTGCTGCTCACCGTCGACGACGTGACCCGGCGGGCGCACTACCGCAACGCGTACCGGACCCTGCGCCGGCTGCTCGACCTGCGGGCGGTGCCGATCGTCAACGAGAACGACACGGTCGCCACCGAGGAGATCCGGTTCGGCGACAACGACCGGCTGGCCGCCCTGGTCGCCGCCCTGGTCCACGCCGACCTGCTGGTGCTCCTCTCCGACGTGGACGCGCTCTGGACCGGAAACCCGGCCAGCCCGTCCGCCACCCGGATCCCCGAGGTACGCGGCGAGGAGGACCTGGCCGGCGTGGAGATCGGCGGCGCGGGCCGGGCCGGGGTGGGCACCGGCGGCATGGTCACCAAGGTCGAGGCGGCCCGGATCGCCACCGGCTTCGGCATCCCGGTGGTGCTCACCGCCGCGCCGCTGGCCGCCGCCGCCCTGGCCGGCGCGCCGGTGGGCACGCTCTTCCATCCGGTACGCCGACGGCCGACCGCCCGCCTGTTCTGGCTGGCGCACGCCACCTCGCCCCGGGGGCGGCTGCACCTGGACCCGGGGGCGGTGCAGGCGGTGGTGGGCCGACGCAAGTCGCTGCTGCCCGCCGGGATCACCGCCGTGGACGGGGCGTTCACCGCCGGCGACCCGGTGGACCTGGTCGACGTGCGGGGCGCGCCGGTGGCCCGGGGGCTGGTCAACTACGACGCGGTGGAGCTGCCCGGCCTGCTCGGACGGTCCACCTCCGAGCTGGCCGCGGCGCTCGGCCCCGGCTACGAACGTGAGGTCGTCCACCGCGACGACCTGGTGCTGCTGTAG
- a CDS encoding aminotransferase class V-fold PLP-dependent enzyme, producing the protein MSDHAEPTGPGPSSDGPGTAAAGPPPALPAVGVPAEQALAEIRALRAADRPTHGGRLFAYVYDPAVPGLDELAGAAHGLSAHVNGLDPTAFPSLLAMENALVGAAATLLGGGPGGGAPEAVGSVTGGGTESLILAVKAARDAHPEIAEPRMVVPVSAHAAFAKAAHYLRVALDPVPVDKVTLRPAVAAVAAAIRPETVLVVCSAPSYAHGVVDPVEEIAAVAARAGVRCHVDACFGGWTLPYLRRLGRPVPAFDFSVDGVTSISVDLHKYAYAPKGVSVLLHRDPALRAPQYFAYADWPGYAMINPVVASTRSGGPIAAAYATLRHLGDAGYLELAGRTLEAVDRLADAVRGVDGLRLLAEPESTVVCFAADDPDLDLFTLVDELTARGWHTQPQMAYADLPASVHLTVTASVAPQAAGFGTDLADAVAAARAAGPVKLPDELLALASSLPPEALTPELVTGLAAGLGLTGGVGLPDRMAPVNTLLDAAPPALRERLLVEFVSLLQRPVY; encoded by the coding sequence ATGAGCGACCACGCGGAGCCGACCGGTCCGGGCCCGTCGAGCGACGGTCCGGGTACGGCCGCAGCCGGGCCGCCGCCCGCGCTGCCGGCGGTGGGGGTGCCCGCCGAGCAGGCGCTCGCCGAGATCCGGGCGCTGCGCGCCGCCGACCGCCCCACCCACGGCGGACGCCTCTTCGCGTACGTCTACGACCCGGCCGTGCCCGGCCTGGACGAGCTGGCCGGCGCGGCCCACGGGTTGAGCGCGCACGTCAACGGGCTCGACCCGACCGCGTTCCCGTCCCTGCTGGCGATGGAGAACGCGCTCGTCGGGGCGGCGGCGACGCTGCTCGGCGGCGGGCCGGGCGGCGGCGCCCCGGAGGCGGTCGGCAGCGTGACCGGCGGCGGCACCGAGTCGCTGATCCTGGCCGTGAAGGCCGCCCGGGACGCCCACCCGGAGATCGCCGAGCCGCGGATGGTGGTGCCGGTCAGCGCGCACGCGGCGTTCGCGAAGGCGGCGCACTACCTGCGGGTGGCGCTCGATCCGGTGCCCGTCGACAAGGTCACGCTGCGTCCGGCGGTCGCCGCCGTGGCCGCCGCGATCCGACCGGAGACCGTGCTGGTGGTCTGCTCCGCCCCGTCGTACGCGCACGGGGTCGTCGACCCGGTCGAGGAGATCGCGGCGGTGGCCGCCCGCGCCGGCGTGCGGTGCCACGTGGACGCCTGCTTCGGCGGCTGGACCCTGCCGTACCTGCGGCGGCTCGGGCGGCCGGTGCCGGCGTTCGACTTCTCCGTCGACGGGGTCACCTCGATCTCGGTGGACCTGCACAAGTACGCGTACGCCCCGAAGGGCGTGTCGGTGCTGCTGCACCGGGATCCGGCGCTGCGTGCCCCGCAGTACTTCGCGTACGCCGACTGGCCCGGCTACGCCATGATCAACCCGGTGGTCGCGTCGACCCGTTCGGGCGGGCCGATCGCCGCCGCGTACGCCACCCTGCGGCACCTCGGCGACGCCGGCTACCTGGAGCTGGCCGGCCGCACGCTGGAGGCGGTCGACCGGCTGGCCGACGCCGTCCGGGGCGTGGACGGGCTGCGGCTGCTGGCCGAGCCGGAGTCCACGGTGGTCTGCTTCGCCGCCGACGACCCCGACCTGGACCTGTTCACGCTGGTCGACGAGCTGACCGCGCGGGGCTGGCACACCCAACCCCAGATGGCGTACGCCGACCTGCCGGCCAGCGTCCACCTGACCGTGACCGCCTCGGTGGCCCCGCAGGCCGCCGGCTTCGGCACGGACCTGGCCGACGCGGTGGCGGCGGCCCGCGCCGCCGGCCCGGTGAAGCTGCCGGACGAGCTGCTGGCGTTGGCGTCGTCGCTGCCTCCGGAGGCGCTCACCCCGGAGCTGGTCACCGGGCTGGCCGCCGGCCTCGGACTGACCGGCGGCGTCGGCCTGCCGGACCGGATGGCCCCGGTGAACACGCTGCTCGACGCCGCGCCGCCGGCCCTGCGGGAACGGCTGCTCGTCGAGTTCGTCAGCCTGCTCCAACGTCCCGTTTACTGA
- a CDS encoding DUF3152 domain-containing protein yields MSPSTSFPSRRPRARRPFRRLRPYALATLAVGVVVAAVALSARSATGPTGAAPAAAGSFAAPTASAVPPTTPAPSQSPSPIPSPVLALPGPVPSAGQGAFRYDDEPGEPAGRAGALRRYRVAVETGSGEDPRVVGAEVAQVLSAPGSWIGSGRLRLQRVPANAPHDFTVYLVTARTAGRMCAAGGVDIRVDGRPYTSCRAPGKVILNLDRWRTSVPHFVAAGVPLSVYRTYVVNHEVGHELGHRHVRCPGRGRPAPVMMQQTLFLNGCVANPWPYLDGREHTGPRL; encoded by the coding sequence ATGTCCCCGTCGACTTCGTTCCCGTCCCGTCGCCCCCGGGCCCGTCGTCCGTTCCGGCGGCTCCGACCGTACGCGCTGGCCACCCTGGCCGTCGGCGTCGTGGTCGCCGCGGTGGCGCTGTCGGCCCGTTCCGCGACCGGGCCGACCGGCGCCGCGCCGGCCGCCGCCGGGTCGTTCGCCGCGCCGACAGCCTCGGCGGTCCCGCCGACCACGCCTGCCCCGTCGCAGTCGCCGTCGCCCATCCCGTCGCCGGTGCTGGCGCTGCCCGGTCCGGTGCCGTCCGCCGGGCAGGGCGCCTTCCGGTACGACGACGAGCCCGGCGAGCCGGCCGGGCGTGCGGGCGCCCTGCGGCGCTACCGGGTGGCGGTGGAGACCGGCTCCGGGGAGGATCCCCGCGTGGTCGGCGCCGAGGTGGCGCAGGTCCTCTCCGCGCCGGGAAGCTGGATCGGCAGCGGCCGGCTGCGCCTGCAACGGGTGCCGGCCAACGCCCCGCACGACTTCACCGTCTACCTGGTCACCGCCCGTACGGCGGGGCGGATGTGCGCGGCGGGCGGGGTGGACATCCGGGTCGACGGTCGGCCGTACACGTCCTGCCGGGCGCCGGGGAAGGTGATCCTCAACCTCGACCGGTGGCGGACGTCCGTGCCGCACTTCGTCGCCGCCGGGGTGCCGCTGTCGGTGTACCGGACGTATGTGGTGAACCACGAGGTGGGCCATGAGCTGGGTCACCGGCACGTGCGTTGCCCCGGCCGGGGACGACCGGCGCCGGTGATGATGCAGCAGACCCTCTTCCTCAACGGCTGCGTCGCGAACCCGTGGCCGTACCTGGACGGCCGCGAGCACACCGGCCCCCGCCTCTGA
- a CDS encoding glutamate-5-semialdehyde dehydrogenase yields the protein MSVSEQARRAREAAGELAVATRTAKDAALTAMADALVARTPEILTANGADLAAGRAAGLSAAVLDRLALDAGRVADIADALRQMAALPDPVGEVVRGSTLPNGLELRQIRVPFGVVGIIYEARPNVTVDAAGICLKSGNAALLRGSSSAANSNAALVAVLRDAVADTGLPADAVQLLDASSRDSVKELMRARGLVDVLIPRGGASLIRTVVEESTVPVIETGVGNCHVYVDAAADLAKAVAITLNAKTQRLSTCNTAESLLVHAGVADAFLPAVLAAFAEAGVTVHGSPEVARHSAAVVPATDEDFATEYLSADISVAVVDSLDAAVAHIRRYGSGHTEAIVTDSQAAAREFVARVDAAAVMVNASTRFTDGGEFGFGAEIGISTQKLHARGPMGLPELTSTKYVVTGDGHLRG from the coding sequence ATGAGCGTTTCGGAGCAGGCCCGTCGGGCGCGGGAGGCGGCCGGCGAGCTGGCCGTGGCGACGCGTACCGCCAAGGACGCCGCGCTGACCGCGATGGCCGACGCGCTGGTGGCGCGTACCCCGGAGATCCTGACCGCGAACGGGGCGGACCTGGCGGCCGGGCGCGCGGCCGGGTTGAGCGCGGCCGTGCTGGACCGGTTGGCGTTGGACGCGGGCCGGGTGGCCGACATCGCCGACGCGTTGCGGCAGATGGCCGCGCTGCCCGACCCGGTGGGTGAGGTGGTGCGCGGGTCGACCCTGCCGAACGGGCTGGAGCTACGGCAGATCCGGGTGCCGTTCGGGGTGGTCGGGATCATCTACGAGGCCCGGCCGAACGTCACGGTGGACGCGGCCGGGATCTGCCTGAAGTCCGGCAACGCGGCGCTGCTGCGCGGCTCGTCGTCGGCGGCGAACTCCAACGCGGCGCTGGTCGCGGTGCTGCGCGACGCGGTCGCCGACACCGGCCTGCCGGCGGACGCGGTGCAACTGCTGGACGCGTCCTCCCGCGACTCGGTCAAGGAGCTGATGCGGGCCCGGGGCCTGGTGGACGTGCTGATCCCGCGCGGCGGGGCGTCGCTGATCCGGACGGTGGTCGAGGAGTCGACGGTGCCGGTGATCGAGACCGGGGTGGGCAACTGCCACGTGTACGTGGACGCGGCAGCCGACCTGGCGAAGGCCGTGGCGATCACCCTGAACGCCAAGACGCAGCGCCTGTCGACCTGCAACACCGCCGAGTCGCTGCTGGTGCACGCCGGGGTCGCCGACGCGTTCCTGCCGGCGGTGCTGGCCGCGTTCGCCGAGGCCGGGGTGACCGTGCACGGCTCCCCGGAGGTCGCCCGGCACTCGGCGGCGGTGGTGCCGGCGACCGACGAGGACTTCGCCACCGAGTACCTGTCGGCGGACATCTCGGTCGCCGTGGTCGACTCGCTGGACGCGGCGGTCGCGCACATCCGCCGGTACGGCAGCGGCCACACCGAGGCGATCGTCACCGACTCGCAGGCGGCGGCCCGGGAGTTCGTGGCCCGGGTGGACGCGGCGGCGGTGATGGTGAACGCGTCGACCCGGTTCACCGACGGCGGCGAGTTCGGGTTCGGCGCGGAGATCGGCATCTCCACCCAGAAGCTGCACGCCCGGGGCCCGATGGGGCTGCCCGAGCTGACCAGCACGAAGTACGTGGTCACCGGCGACGGCCACCTGCGCGGCTGA
- a CDS encoding alpha/beta hydrolase: MKHASLWPDDRLPAGHLPPPWPGRSVRLDGTLIHVRDTPATTGGAEPALYVHGLGGSAQNWTDLAGLLADRLDGQAIDLPGFGLSEPADRYTVASLADRVVRWIEHSDRGPVHLFGNSLGGTVAVRVAALRPELVRTLTLISPALPFLDARRSLQGRMLPVLAIPRGERLFAWRLARLSPEVMAQQVMEACVADLSRIGEQRRREALEEIRLRHEASHHAAAYLGTFRGIVSSFLRSYLRGPDSLWRLAATVRAPTLVVGGQRDRLVDVRVAPQTARVVPDSRLLMLDAGHVAQMELPRTVARAVLALLDEAAATRPASPAPRSVSPAPCAGDHVPRSGDSGPRPGGSDDLPEVDVAR; encoded by the coding sequence ATGAAGCACGCGAGCCTCTGGCCGGACGACCGACTGCCGGCCGGTCACCTGCCGCCCCCGTGGCCCGGCCGGTCGGTACGTCTCGACGGCACGCTGATCCACGTCCGGGACACCCCGGCGACCACCGGGGGCGCGGAGCCGGCCCTGTACGTGCACGGCCTGGGCGGCTCGGCGCAGAACTGGACCGACCTGGCCGGCCTGCTCGCCGACCGCCTCGACGGGCAGGCCATCGACCTGCCCGGGTTCGGGCTCAGCGAGCCGGCCGACCGGTACACCGTCGCGTCCCTCGCCGACCGGGTGGTCCGCTGGATCGAACACTCCGACCGGGGCCCGGTGCACCTGTTCGGCAACTCGCTGGGCGGCACGGTCGCGGTGCGGGTGGCGGCGTTGCGGCCCGAGCTGGTCCGGACGCTCACCCTGATCTCGCCGGCCCTGCCGTTCCTCGACGCCCGACGCTCCTTGCAGGGGCGCATGCTGCCCGTGCTGGCGATCCCCCGGGGCGAACGCCTGTTCGCCTGGCGGCTGGCCCGGCTGTCACCGGAGGTGATGGCGCAGCAGGTGATGGAGGCGTGCGTGGCCGACCTGAGCCGGATCGGCGAGCAGCGCCGCCGGGAGGCGCTCGAGGAGATCCGGCTGCGTCACGAGGCCAGCCATCACGCCGCCGCCTACCTGGGCACCTTCCGGGGGATCGTGTCCAGTTTCCTGCGGTCGTACCTGCGGGGGCCGGACTCGCTGTGGCGGCTGGCCGCCACGGTGCGCGCCCCCACGTTGGTGGTGGGTGGGCAGCGGGACCGGCTGGTCGACGTGCGGGTGGCCCCGCAGACCGCCCGGGTCGTCCCGGACAGCCGGCTGTTGATGCTGGACGCCGGGCATGTGGCGCAGATGGAGCTGCCCCGGACGGTGGCGCGGGCCGTGCTGGCTCTGCTCGACGAGGCGGCGGCCACCCGCCCGGCGTCGCCCGCCCCGCGCTCCGTCTCTCCCGCCCCGTGCGCCGGAGATCACGTCCCGCGATCCGGGGATTCCGGTCCGCGCCCCGGAGGTTCGGACGACCTTCCCGAGGTGGACGTGGCACGCTGA